GAGAAGAGTGAGGATGACAAATCCTTGCAGCCAAACCACAGGACTGGCTCTGCTCGCAGTGAAGGCTTCTATAAAATCAGCAGGaaggacaaaatgaaatacctcaacaacaCAAAGCCGGCCACTGAGCTTCCATCTACGAGCACTCAGGTATTAAAGAGGGGAACTGTGATGATCCCAGTGCCGAGTTTATTCCGTTCAGGGTTAAATGTCAGCATATATGTCTGCAGGGAATGTCCATCCCAGCCCAGCAACCGAGCTCATTGTTGCGTGCTGGATCTGACTTCAGGTCTGAACAGCGCCGCCTGCTATCCTCTTTCAGCTGCGATAGTGACCTGGTCAAGTTCAACCAGCTGAAAGTAAGTAAGGTATTGCTGTTAGTAAAGATAAGTACactcaactgaaaaaaaacaccctgtgTTCTACTTGAAAGAAGTTTATATAAACACTTTAGGTCCAAATAAATTGGATATGAATTGGTTGTCACCTGCTAGCATTCCTAAACCACATATATAACCATGTATTTTTTGGAATAGAGAAAAAGCATAGGAACAATGCAATCTTCTTAAGTATTTAAGCCCTTGTCTGTTTAATATAAACTGGATTATACCTCATCAGGCACTGTGTTcgtttgtaactttgtttttacaACTGCACTTCCATATATGCTTATATGGAGAAAGAAGAATTGTGTAAGCAAGGGCGTATTaataccagtgtgtgtgtgtgtgtgtgtgtgtgtgtgtgtgtgtgtgtgtgtgtgtgtgtgtgtgtgtgtgtgtgtgtgtgtgtgtgtctgtgtgtgtgtgtgtttgtgtgtgtgtgtgtgtgtgcatagaaAAAAGGCCTGTCGGTATCTAGCcattcagatcatttaattttcagaggTTTTGAGAAAACTGCTGCTTAGATTGCCGCTATCACACTAATACAATAGTCTTGAATGTAATGTCGTGCTCGAAATATGAAAAGGCTAAATctgagacatttaaaaaaactcccCAGCAACGTGTCTGTCCAGAGGCACAGATCGTGCTGTGGTCAGAATTTCCATGGTAGAATACACAGTAATTCGAATGATTACCTGAAAGGAGTTAACTGTCATGTCAGCGTTTGCACCAGATGGAGCCCGTGTTAACAAATGGtatttgtctcattttgaaatgaaactctTGGTTTCTTCTTATATCAGTTTCGAAAGAAGAGAATTTGCTTCAGCAGGAGTCACATCCATGAGTGGGGGCTGTTTGCCATGGAGCCTATAGCAGCGGATGAGATGGTGATTGAGTATGTGGGCCAAATCATCAGACAGGTGAGACAAATGGAAACTAATGAGAAGACTCAGAAACAAATTCATAATGCAAGCAAATCGCGCAGACGAGCTTTTAAACGAACCACTTTCCCCCTGACTTCCCACAATTGTCCCAGTGGCCCACGGGGACCCTCTGCTTGTTCTGGGTAGCTTCCAGGAGTGTGAGTAGGGTGGTAGTGATAAACAACACTCTTATGATCAGGCgtatctgttttctttctgcttaGGTCATTGCAGACAGGAGGGAGCGGAGATATGAAGAGGAAGGCATCGGAAGCAGCTATTTGTTCAGGGTTGATCATGACACCATCATTGATGCCACTAAATGCGGGAACTTAGCCAGGTTTATCAACCACAGCTGCAATGTGAGTAAAAGCTGCCAGGGCTGTGGCTGGAGAATAAAGGGATTCTGAATAAGATCAACACTTGTTTAATAGGATCCTAAATGCAAAATAACTTCTCATGAAAAGGTTtgctcttattattatttttttctttcttgcagcCTAACTGCTATGCTAAGATCATCACTGTGGAGTCTCAGAAGAAGATAGTGATCTACTCCCGACAGCCAATAAGCATCAACGAGGAGATTACATATGACTACAAGTTTCCCATTGAGGAAACAAAGATTCCTTGTTTGTGTGGAGCAGATAGCTGCAGAGGCTCCTTGAACTAATCACTGATGAAGTGTCCTGATTATGTCATGAGCCAAATTTGCCTGAGGAACTGTACAATATAAATACAGACACTGGATATGTGTCCAAAAAGCCCTGTTAGTACTATTCAAAACTGTACAGTGAATACCTGAGTGGAGGCcatatgtgaacacagaaaaGCCCTTCAACATGCTGGAGAAGATATGAATGAAAAGTTTTGGTGCTACTTGTTGAATAATGAACAGCACTTAAGACAGGAGTGGGATTAAGCACCTGGaactttgatttttatcaaCAGAAGTCTGACATGGAATGATGAGCACTAGTTACCACagttaaaacaacatttctgggaaaaaactataataaaacAGTACATTTGGTTGTACGTTACAGTTTGTGAACACAAtgcaaacaattttttaaacattgcaATTATTGTGTCTTCCAATATGGAGGGAAAAAGTGGGCAGTCCAAACATCATGCTGTAGGTCTCTGTTACAATGAAATGTCTGTCAGCCTCATTGTCCAAATGATACTATAAATGTAtagttaaatgttttcatttatgagAGCTTAAATGGTGTTTTGCTTGAGTCAAGCTTGTATCGATAATATTGGTtgtgttgttaatgttttataataagAAAGCGTTGGTGATATACTCTTCTTATTAATGAagcaactaaaataaaataaacactcaaTTCTGATAAGAGATGCAagtcacaaaaatatcaaagacTTACAGCATCAATAAACACGCAATCTCAAAATATCAGAGCATTGATTTAGCAAATTATCAGTACAATACGCTTAAGGAGCAAATAGGACCCTCAACAGACAGTGTCATTTCGTAGTTAACTGAAAGTTATTGAGACTTTTCAGGACGGTAAAGTGTATATATCACTGGGTTCACAGGTTCTTTGAAACTCCATTTGGTGTCAGGACAGTCAGATTTCCTCGGGCATGCTGTTCGGTTTCAATGGCTTCGAAAAGAGATTTGAAGTTTCCTGCACCAAAGCCCTGAGGACAAATCATGTATTTAAGTTACTGATATACTTGACCTAGAACAGATGTTTTCTTATTAAGACAGAATTTACTGTGAGATGTATTTCCTTCTGTAAAAGCGTTCATCCATCCAGTGGCGCCCTCACCTGGTGGTTGTGTCTCTGAATGACTTCCAAGAACACAGTGGGGCGATCCTGAACTGGCTTGGTGAAGATTTGAAGTAAATAGCCATTGTCGTCGTGGTCCACCAAGATCTTCAGATCCTGTGTATGAGTGAGGTAACCAgataatacagtatttgtctgaCGGAAGGAATTTCTCCACGAGGTTGTTATGGAGATGAACAGTTGTATACTAATTACAACAGTCTATGTACATTTTTCTCGTAAACTCACCGTGATTGGAGAGTAAATTAAATTGTGttacaattaaacaaaaaaaaaatacttcaaagtTCTgaccaaacataaaaacatgaggTTCACACAGCATCAGTTCTCCAAGTTTGTTAAAATATGGCCATAGTTCTGACCTGCAGGACATTCAGGTCCTCTGTGATTTTGACCTTTGAACGTTTCAACTTCTCCCTCAGCTGGTCATAGTAGGTGTCCGGCACGGACATAAACTCCATCCCACGCTCCTTTAGGTTACGAATCTGCAAAGAAGGGATTCCTCAGAGAATTATTGTTGCCGCTGTTCGGGATGCATCTACATACAGAGCCAAGCAGAGTGTTTCATAGACTTACTGCAGTGATGATATCTGATGTGTTCATGGCTATATGCTGCACTCCTGGACCTCCATAGTACTCCACATACTCCTGTATGTGAAAACACAGGGAAAGGGTACCTCGTATTTAACCATTATTGTACAAATAAATTGTGTCTAGTCCATATATTTGTTAATATGTGAAGAACATGCCTGGATCTGAGACTTTTTCTTCCCCATGGCAGGCTCGTTGATGGGCATCTTCACGGTCTCCTCGTAGTTTGCCACTACAATGGAGCGCAGGGCACTAAACTCTGTCTGAAGCTGCTTGTCATCCACTGACCAGAAGCGGTGAAAGAGAAGGTTCTTCTGATACCTGTATACACTTGTAGTATTAACATGCATGTACCTCATAGtaagtcattttaaatgcttagtgtttttgcttttcactgGTGTCTGGAATTGACTCTACTATAGAATGTCACTGTCTGAATTGGAGAATTAGAGAATTGCAGCCTGCTAAACATGAAGGAGTGACGTTTCAGCTATTAGCCGGCTCCATCAGGTTTTTCTCATCTAAAAACCTCCAGCCTATTTTGCACCCCTTTTTTCAGCATTAACCAATGAGCTTGCTCATTTAGAGAACTGCCCTTTCCCCTGTATGACAGGGGAAAACGGGATCCAGATGTGGAGAACCACTGGAGCCCCacttaaaaaatatgcaaagtCATGCTGATCCCTGATCCGTGCCAAAAAAGCAGAGTTATGTAAGAACCAGACAGCATTTGAcaaccccctccctccctccctccctccctttaaGTCCATTACCATTCAACAACTGGAACCATCTCATCATCTGGTTGGTTTCCCACAACATGATCAATAAAGTTCAGTTTTCCACTTGGGCTGCATGGAAGGATGAAagcaaaaccacacaaacatatCATTCATTAGTTGtcatacagacagaaacacgCTGTGTTATCATCTTATGGTTGCGGCAACACCAGAATAACCTGTGTATACTCACAGTTTGGCTAATAAAGGGTCCTTGAACAGAGGGGGGTGGAATCCTGGCAGAAACAACCCACTGTATCCTGTTCTCTCCacaaaggtgtgtgtggtgtcacCATACTGCAGCAAACAAAAGCAAGTCTACAATACTGGCATGTCTTAAGGACACTTCATAATGTACCACATTGAAATAGTAGCTCAAATGTTCAACGTAAATTCATAGGGTTCACACTTAGCGACTTCTCTTACCGTTTGAAGCACAGCCAGCCTGACTTTACCATATTTGTCCTCCAGAGTGTGCGGCTCCGTTACAATAACAGCACCTCGCTCACGGGCTTTCTGGGAATAGAGAAAAAGTTAGAGCATTGAAAGCAAAAGCATTCATCCAGTAGCGTTCATTACCAGCAATTAAATGTAACCTGAAAAGTGAATGTAGTGTTACTAAATAGCTAAGAATGCACCTGCAAAATGAAACCTTAAGTATTACCTGCACGAGGAGATCACAGTCCTCCACTGTAAATGCAATATCCTTCACGCCATCCCCATGCTTGACCAAATGATCTCCAATCTCTGAGAAAAAGCCAAACATagtcactttatttatttatttgtttttttgctgatatACTTTGCAAGTTCTTTGCAAAATATACTGTTTGGGGTTAATTTGATTAGACCAAAGCATTTCAGTACTTGTCaaggaaatgttttgaataattctttctttttcagttatttttattataataaggGTTAAATTATAGGAACTCAGTGTTCTTGTAGCAGACTTTTTAAGAtatcaaaaaatgtatgtgaGGCATTAAAGTACATGTTTTAATTGTAACCACCATCTAGTATTTATCATCAGAGAACACAAGCCTCAAGAAGGAAAGGTCATTTGTAGAATAACAGAAAGGTTAAACTAAATAGTTGGGGATAAAAAAACCAGTGGCAGCTTTCTCAAGATATGTGCATGAACAGTGAATTTCATAGTAGCAGCTCCCCTTTTAGTCATCTCAAACTATTGCACTTTGTAGTCATTTAAATTATGacattttgcaaatgtttttctttttaattgctAAATAAATTTATCATAACGTAAACGCATGTAGAAATGATCACTATTTTTTCTTGCTTGTTTTAAGATATCGCCTTAAACCTGTGTTTTGTGACGTTtctggaaaaatacaaataaatacttgTGACCATATTGTGAATTCAGCTCCTTATCAGTGCTGTACCTTTGTTTCCAGGATTAAGGGCAGATGAGAACACGTAAATGATCTGTCAAATACAGAGGGAAAACATTAACAGGTTAAAAGCAAATCTGCATGAATCATTTGATTTACTCAGGACAGAGATACAGTTTAGACACAGTATAATCAGTGACATTCAGAGACCAATTCGgtgtttctcatttttgttttgctgcactAAAGGAAATCTTCTCGTATGCCTGGTGTGTGCTGTGTCTGATTTCCCTGTTTGGATGATACTGTTCTTCCAGGCTTAAAGCACTGAAGGTTCTTTACCTTGCCTTGTTTGACTGCATGGGACACCACTTCTCGGCTGCCTGTCTCCAAACCCCGGTAAGCCAAAGGCTCAAATCCCAGCTTGTTACAGTAATATGATGCAGCCTGTATAAGACAATTGTTTTTACTCATCAGAAAATCTTGGAGATATTTCATTTCCATGTTAAGCCAAAATTAAACATGCTTGCAAGAGGTTGGCTTTAAACTGTCCCACAGCGCCATCTCTTGGAGACTAGTGAGCTTTGACTCGGtttttgctgtgacacttggGAGTGGGGAAATGAGTCTTTGGTATGGTTTATTACATGCTGTGTCCCCTCCACCCCTCTGGAGAACCAATAGCCTTGCTGAGTGCACAGTTTACCCCTTCAACTGTGAGAAGAGTTGgtcagaataaaaacatttaaaaaaaatgcccaaaagaAGTGGACAGTGAGCAGATATCAGTTAACGTACCTGTTTTGCATTTCCAACCCAGAATGTTAAGTGATCAAAGCAGAGGAATCTGCCCTGCTCATGCtaaagacaagaagaaattaCAGTTTAATAGATAAATCACTGATACAAGATTCAAGTTTAAGCTTTTGTTGTTATtagttaataaaaaataaaattaagtaagTAATATTATTACTAACAAATGCTGGATGAGTGGCATGAAAAGCCTTGTTTTAGTGCAACAATTTTCCACTCAGTGTTGGTCTACTTGTTAACTGCAGCATTACTTGCGGTATAATATATATGATTAGGTTACTTACCTTTTCGcctttgtctgtgtatgttgtCTACAATCAAAAAGCACATCATAAACTCAATATATTACAAAGAAACAGAATAGCCATGCTGCATGCACAGACAAATACTCCCTGTGACAGGTAATGATAGAAAAAAGCCGACTAAAAGTACTCAACAGCGACTGGTAACTCACCATCTTGCTCCCAGTCGCCTGACCTGACTGTCAGAATGAAATCTAAAATGAACTTCTGAATTTAAAAGCTGAGAGGGAAGTTTCTAAATCAACACCCACCGGTGAGGAGGAGGtaccggaggaggaggaggaggaggaggaggaggaggaggagggagagtaCTGATGCTTGGTGAACTTTCGCTGTTATACAATGATTACCTGGGAAAACATGTCGACATACCACAGGTCTCATCGTCACAAAACTCACTGTAAGTTTGACGTTACAGGCAATGATGCTTACAATAAATGTCATAGAAGTATATCCGCCTAGAGAAGTGGggcagattttattttgcaaattaaaaaaaagagtaacaacagtgaattatttttaaCGGCTTCCCTGCTTCATAATGCatcataaataatcaaatttagtTATGAATAAATCCAGACTTTTTACTGCAAAGGGACAAAGAAAATTGTTTGTCCAAAGGGGGTTTAGAATTACAGCGGCATTTTTCTAGAAGAACTAGAAAGCCCATATGTTAGCGTTTAGTAGCGAGAGGAGGCTCACTCATGCAGGACTCTCATTGGCTCAGTGGGGTTGAGCGGAGTGAACCCTCGTGCATCTTGAAATGCCCCCATCCCATCAATCTTCCTCAAAATCTTTCTGTAGtattatgtaattttgtttACTCCACTTAAAAAGACTattcttggggaaaaaaatgcaaacttaTCCAGTGACACTGTTGTAAAAATGTGATTCGGCCATAGAAACATGATAGGAAAgctatcaaaaataaaactgatcaaTAAGTACTCTGTTTGGGGGAGACTACAGCGGGGGCTAAAACGATGTAACCCCACATTTGCAAAGAAGATGCAGTGTAAATGTGATCAAATAGATTTATGACTACAGCTTCTACCTGTAGTGTTATAGCTGTTTAATTTGGGTTATATCTTTCTTTCATGTCTCAAAATATCTGAAAGCCACATATAGTACCGATGCCGTGTACCTGTACTGTCAATTACAGTTTCTTCCCTTTAGTTCTCTGCGATAAAACCCCAACAATTTAGTGAATTTTGAAATTCTATAACTGTGTAATGTAGGATAGTCCACGCTGACTGATTACTTCAAACTGCTCCTGAACCACAATCCAAGcaggaa
Above is a genomic segment from Xiphias gladius isolate SHS-SW01 ecotype Sanya breed wild chromosome 19, ASM1685928v1, whole genome shotgun sequence containing:
- the hpdb gene encoding 4-hydroxyphenylpyruvate dioxygenase; the protein is MTTYTDKGEKHEQGRFLCFDHLTFWVGNAKQAASYYCNKLGFEPLAYRGLETGSREVVSHAVKQGKIIYVFSSALNPGNKEIGDHLVKHGDGVKDIAFTVEDCDLLVQKARERGAVIVTEPHTLEDKYGKVRLAVLQTYGDTTHTFVERTGYSGLFLPGFHPPLFKDPLLAKLPSGKLNFIDHVVGNQPDDEMVPVVEWYQKNLLFHRFWSVDDKQLQTEFSALRSIVVANYEETVKMPINEPAMGKKKSQIQEYVEYYGGPGVQHIAMNTSDIITAIRNLKERGMEFMSVPDTYYDQLREKLKRSKVKITEDLNVLQDLKILVDHDDNGYLLQIFTKPVQDRPTVFLEVIQRHNHQGFGAGNFKSLFEAIETEQHARGNLTVLTPNGVSKNL